The nucleotide sequence TGCtaacgtgcaaggggaacacaaggacggtttgtggctatttgcattaaggcggttgtaaaacattttattgagcaaacagtaaaacagttgagtaattaaagtaacattaaatctccactgatcaacgctacaccacgttgaacaggcccaaccaacccacctaaactacaatgcattgggtcgatttattaaggtgggactaatcacggtgaatctggtcgaccgcccataaccgcgggcacggctattcgaatagttttactctggccagaggtgtacaactgtacccacaagacatagccccacgacatgtttccgtgcgccgaaatgccaccacgacataccggaaagaggccgtgacaggacccttcgcataaccccctctaaccaagcacaccacaccttaGGTTTCACCCTCaatcctcgcaaggcagcgggcagtcccctctcgtgcctaggtgaatccgaaagccgcataggccatcgcagggcccatccaaactccatcacgcccacccttgtctagatgcgtcagctagaggaaagctacactacaagcccagccgttgcccacgctggcttgtggaaagtacgaggaattcttccagggtttcccgcgaaccggtccttaactgccatgggtgcgactagcaaaaccatgcacccacagtccaccattcagtcgcattttagttggataattacgaccattaagtatggccagatgtctcgagcacgcagctcattctaatactaaaaaggtctaatactgtaattatcccgtCAACTAAGCTAgtagtaattaagcatggctaagaatatagttctagctaggtcacataagtaacatgagctagtttATTTATTACCCagggttgacaaaggacagatattaagtaaacatggcacaaacgagcagataggtaatacccagatcccatgtaattagcaaaacatgcatatttatttgcaaacggtaaaacagttataaattaggatcaacatgctcaaggggaatgtgtgacttgccttgcttcttcaaacaatcttccgaactcttatccttgcgaacgcgaacttccgaaacgacggattctacatgctagcatgcaaaacgaggaaaaactctaataaaaacaagggaaacaatacataaaaagtaaacaaacatgtagagctcaattttagatgaattttgcaagttgaatggctcaattctgagttcgaatgaattagatatgaattttagaagttttgagccatttaaatgaatttctagaattattaacgaattattgcgcaattaaactcgatttatgaTGTCACCGAGAGGGAAGGGGTGGCGCCGACAAACGGGACCCACCCGTCGGTGACTCAAGGGCTTTGGCCTACCGTGGACCAAGTCCACGGAGACACGGGCTAGCGCACCACGTGGCGCCGACGGAGCAccgacgtggcggccacgtgtgCGGACACACGGGCGGCCCGGGTGGAGACTGAGGCCgatccgacggcccagatcgacTGCGGCTGGGACCAAAGGGAGGCGGCAGCCGGCAGTGGTGCGGGCGCGGAGCGCAGCGGCGACGAACCGGCCGGACGGCcaccggcagcggcagcgcacGGCCATCGGCCActgacggcgagcggcggcgcggtgagcggcggcacggcaagcggcggaagggagcagggaggagaggagggatgctcaccaaggcggcgacggcgagacgacaACGGGGAAGCCAGCGGGACGGGCTCCTCGGGGAGGCAACGGTGACGGCGGTCCGGCGACGGGCTCCTCGGGGAGGCAACGGTGACGGCGGTCCGGCGGCGTTCCGCGAGCAGgaaccggcggacggcggctgcgAGAACATGGGGAATGCAGTGGTATGGTTAGGAGGATGGGAGAAAGCGTGAAGCAGCGGGAAAAACCAGCCGAAGGCGAAGGAATTAGGGGAGCTCATCGGCGCGTGAGGGGAGTGGAACTCCGGTGGATTTCCGgtgaagaggggcggcggccgaggacaTCCTCGTCGTTgcggagccgaaggaggcgacggcgcaggtCAGCGTGGACGGGACCGGCGGCgaaaggcggccggaggcggcaaaAGCAGCGGCGTCCTCGGTTTGCAGTGGAGGTGGTGTTTGGGCGCCGTTTTGGTGGAGAAGAGTGGCGGACAGGCTTGCTCTCGCGGCAGCGCAGCTGGTTGGGGTGGTGGCAGGGTGCGGGAGCGGctcaggcggcgacggcgtgcggctgGATGCGGCTGGCGGTGATGTAGCTCgggtcggcggtggcggtggggttTCGGCAACGGTTAGGGGAAGAAAGGTGGGGGCCGGGGTGCGGTGTGGAGCGGCGATGCCGGCGGCGCAAGCGGCGCggagcggggacggcgggagcggcggctagaggcggcAGGAGCTCGCCGGAGTCGGCGGAGAGAGGTAGCAACGCGGGGAGAGCGGGAAAGGGCACGGGGAGCTCGGGCGAGGAGAGGAAACGGAAGAGGGGAGCACGGGGGTGCTTTATATAGCGCGagggagcaacggggaggccgGGGAGTGGCGAATTTGGGGCGGtaacggccggcgacgtggaggtCAACATGCGCGGAGTGGGGACTCGATTTGGCGCCGAAAAttggggaaaagtgggggatttggtggaggaggtggtggggaaCCGATTTCATGCGGTTCAGGCGCGAGGGCGCAGGCGGGAGGACCCGGAattggcggcgacgtgggcggcaacGACCGTCCATGGCGGCTTCTGCCTGGGAAGCCGAAGGTAGAGGAAgagcctgacaggtggggtcgccgggcccacctgtcggggagggagagagggaggagaagccgggggttatttagactttgcgcgaggggaaggggaaacgggccgacggcccaagagaggagaggggaggccggggaggaagggagagaggcgcgcgggccgcgggagagaaagggggattGGGCCGGGAGTGGCCCaaaagggagagaggaggtttttaatttgtttttcattttatttaattggttaaatgaactttgtactattcaaattatttctcgagctccgaaaattcgcgggaaatttcagagagtattttaaggcacaaagaatattacaaaatattctcggccaataatttttaaaggaaatttttaattccctcaataattcacttgattaaattgctttaaattttatttaatttctagaaaatacattatttaatgatttttaatcccgaacaaaaatcggggcgttacataggtgctaaatttgggtgtaaacagctgtcacattgaatgtttgaacacatgcatggagtattaaatgtaggaaaaaaaaccTAATTACACAGAATTgcatataaattgcgagacgaatcttttaaatctaattgcggcatgatttgacaatgtggtgctacagtaacatttgctaatgacggattaattaggcttaataaattcgtctcgcagtttcctgatgaaatctttaatttgttttattattagattacgtttaatactttaaatgtgtgtctgtatatcttatgtgacaaccaaacccaaaaattttccccaactaagggcctgttcactttgatgtcatttttaaccttaccaagttttagtaaagttaccaaaaaaaaagtggttacatttagtttgctgccaaattttgataactatataagaaatcctgctaaaattttggcaagttaccaaaatttaatatttttttggcatcaaagtgaacatgcctaAACCGATGTTcaacttttgcaaaaaaaaaaaaaaacccttcatCATCAGAGAAGTTTATTCAAAACACCCCTATACTTTCCGAAAATATAAGGACAAATCAAGTTTCGCAAGACTATGATCTAAAAACGTGAGAGAACGAGGTCGTTCTCGCGAAAAAGGCAAACACTCCACCACGTCTCCAGTTCTCCACCACTCCCAGTTTAccggctctcctctcctctccacgccCCTCCTCCTTTCATTCcccatcctcctctctctctctctctctcgctccctccctcccgcgcgtgccgccgccgccgccgccgccaccgcccgcccccctcgtccgccgcgcgcgcgtgccgacgAGGAGTTCTCCTCACTCCCTCTCAGCCCCTCCCAATCCGAGAAGCAGGGTATGTATGCACATgtgctctcctcttcctccctatGTTTTTTTCTCGATCTATTTCTGTCGGGGGGTTTGATTTAGTTAGGGATGGCGCTCCATCGTACCTGCTTGCTAGTTGCTATCGTGTTGGGAGGTGAGGTGATGTTATCGTGTTGGTCATCGTCAGCGCTGCGCCTCCCCAAGTTTTTAATTTAGGTTCCCTTTTGAAGAGGTGTTGAGGATCATTACATCTAAACATACCATTAGTATAATTACATCGCAACCCAGTAGTATTAGAAAGGGTATGTATAACCCACATAATTTTTGCAACTACAAGATGTTTCTTAAGAGTGATCAATGAGCAACATTAGTTTTTTACAACATACACCTTTGTCATCTCGCAGATCGGTGGGCTGCTGTCCAGCAATGATGTCGAtggcctccaccaccgccagccCCTTTTGCCCTTCACCCATGCCCAGAGGACGCAAATGCACAGTTCGAGTTCAAGGTATCCGTCTACTCAATCTATGCAGTACTCTGTAATCTGATCGATTTCTGATTTCTTTTGCTTAATTTGGGGGTACACAGCTGGAGCTGCCGGAGCGGATGCATCTGATAAGTCGCTCGAGATTATGCGCAAATTCTCTGAGCAGTACGCCCGCCGCTCCAACACCTTCTTCTGTTCCGAGAAGTCCGTCACCGCCGTTGTTATCAAGGTAATGGAACCAAATCTATTTTCTACTTCTCTCTTGAATCCTCGTTAaactttacttttaaaaaaatctcactGCGTGCACATACAAATCAAATACTAGCAAAAATCATCTTAGCCACAAACAAATTCTTCTATGCTGCTATTTCATGTGTTCTGTACCTGCAGCTTGATAAGAAGATTATTACGCCCTATTGCTGCTGTTGAAAGTTGATGCAGTAGGCTTCAATCTTAGGTAGAAGAGAACCTGCCAGTATGCCCCTGATTTTCCATTGGTTAGCAAGGCCTTCCATACACCTCATTGGTTCAACACGCTAAGTTAACACACAGTTTTAAGTATCCTAGGTTGCATTGATGTAGAAGGTGAGTGCTGCGTACTGCCTGagattttcagagcacaaaagGAACTTTGAATGCAACATGTATTTCTTTCCCAGTGCTGTTTGGGATATGAAACAACTAGAGCAGAAACAGTGAAGCATGCCAGCTGAATGCTGATTACTGAACTAAAATGTATATGAAGAGTGTATTCACAGCAATCtcttcatgaaaaaaaatagaaaacccAAGTCCAACATAATAAAAGGCATATATTTGAGCCCCATCCTCTAGATAATCAATCATATTACTGCATTGTCTAAGTGCCCAAATCTCAAAATAGTTTACCATTCCCAGGTAAAGTTTGACAGCATCTCCCTGTTAAATTACATTGCTAGAATAGAGACATAAATAATAGCAAATGGTATTTCCTCTGATAACTGCCAAAGGAGAAGAAATCAACAATTGCCCAAACATGAGTAAGAAAAGAGTACTCCAATTGATAGTCCGAAATCGTGGATCTCAAGCAGCGAGGAATAATTACCTCAGATGGTGACAAATCCGTGAGTAGAAAACAGATCAAGGCGATTGCTATGATACAAGGTCTATATACGAATAGATGATATGGTTGGTTGAGTTGTTGGAGGTGGGTATACATGCATTTTAAATCATGGATAATCTTTTTGTTGGTTGCATAGTGGATCTCTTTATGCCTTTTGAGTTGACAGTTCGTATTGTAGGATCATATGTAACTCAAAAATCGTGTTTTAACTTTTCTGCATAGTATTTGGGCTATTGGATGATTAAGGTCATACCTGGGATCTGTTCTGGTGGGATCCTATGAGTATTACTAGAATGAGTTTTATGACCATGTAGTTTTTGTCTAGACTAGGAGTCCTCATGTACCTGTTACTTTTGATTTGCCTACAATCTCAATGGAGTATTTAAGTCATATTTTGCTAAGATGTATCAAGGTTAAACAAAAAGGAAATTTGTTCTCACATTAGAGCTTTTCTTCTAATCTCATACAGCTAGCATCGAGAAAACAATATTACATTGATTTATTGCCTCATGTGCCTACTCTGTGGACTGAGACCTTGATATTCTTGAACTGTTGTTATCCGTTGGTACATAATTTCTTTTCGCTTTCATTGCAGTGACTGATTTGGTACATTGCGGACACTGAGTCACTAACAAGACTAAGTAGTTGTGTGTTGACCATGGAAATCATACCTGTAACTTGGTCAAAGACACAGCCGATCATCAGACAGTGTTTGGGTATGGGCGAGAAGGTCAAAAAAGTTATGAGTGTTATGTAGGATTTTCTTGTCAGTGACACTCCAAGGGGTTAGTAAACTGGTGAATGCTTAGAGGGCATGATTAAGCTCTTGCATTGTGGCCATAGTGTCAATTGAGGGGAACAAATGATCCATCAATGTTGTAAACCAGCAAGCCAATGTATAAAGGACATGGTAAATGAGCGCAAATGATAATAAAAGGGAATCACAATCTACCACTATTCACAATCCCTTTAGCTAACTCTTGGAACCACTGGGGCCATTCCTTGATACCAACTGATAAAACTCCATCAGCTTGACAATCAGCTCCTCTACTCTGGTTTAATCACAGGAGAGAAGTcatcttgtttttattttaatataaacTGTGGACTGTTGTCATTGTTCCAGCCCTTTCTTGGTAAAAAGTATAAAATTAAGGATTGCCTTCTGTGTCTTCTTGATTCTGAATAgcaactaaaaatatttttgcaggGACTTGCTGATCACAAGGATCAACTTGGAGCTCCTCTATGCCCTTGTAGGTAATTTATCTTACGTGCTGTGTCCACTCTCTAATTCTTCTTCGGGTTGATTACGACAGTTACTTACTGTTCCTGCTTTTCACGGTGTAAATTTAAATCAGGCATTATGATGACAAAGCTGCTGAGGTAGCACAAGGATTTTGGAACTGCCCTTGTGTTCCCATGCGTGAGAGGTCCAGTTCTTTATAACTCTTGTTTTAACAACTATGATAGTGCATAAATAATGTTGTGATGCTATTTGTGGTTTAGTTATAGGCGCGGAACATGGTGAGGTTTCACTGTTTCTTTGTTCCGATTTCATAGTATTTGTGGAGGCATATGCATTTCTAAGAGAGCACAAACGAATCTGCTGTAGATTATTGCTGATTGCCCAAAGTGAGAAGCATAGATGTTTTGATAAAGACGTTCCTCAGTAATATCATCATGACTTTTGAAACCATGTGTCCTACATATATACCGATGACTTAGGAACATAGTCTCTTCTGGCCCTTATTTTTTTGTTATAATGGACATAGATATAAATGAAATAATGAATATGATGAGCTGTTGGACCCATCTGTTTTCAATTGGTTGATCAACTTTTGCAGGAAGGAATGCCATTGCATGCTTTTTCTTACCCCCGACAATGACTTTGCTGGACAAGACCAGGCATGCTCCTTTTTCACAATGTTTTCTTCACAGATACCATCTAGCTCTCCGTTGTCATTGCATGAACGTCATTTCTACAAATTCCTCaaagtaattttatttttccttaTATATACTCTATGCATATTGCAGGCTATAACCTTGGAGGAGATCAAAGACGCAACATCAAAGATATAACCTCAGTGCACCTTTTCTTCCATTATTCTGCTTGACACCAGAGTTTGTATATGTAGTCTCTGTAAGATGACATTCTACCGATGAAATCGGTCATGATAAGATGTGTAGTAAACAACAATTTGTCGTTCCTTAGCTTTCATGTTCTTGCTTTTGAACATGGGAAAACACGCTCCCACTAATACAACAGCCTATTAACTACGCACTTGATACAAAGCATCATGTTTGTtcatcctttgaatcaaaggtaTGATATTTTCCGATTGACTCCAGTCGAGAATTGATCCGTATCTGCTGAGCTCTATTCTGCCGACCCTTCGTTTGTTGAATATGAAGTTGGAATTAAATTAAATGGATGAATTGATATAACATGTGATCATTGTTATGCAACGTTGCTTGTTGCCATAACACAAATATGCCATACAAGAAAAATCCAGAAACACACATAATAAATTAGCACACAAAAGAAATGCATTTTATTAATATGCACATCCAATTAAGAATTTGTATGTTTTGGTATGTACTAAAAAGTGTCACCCCAGATATCAAGTGAGACGATTTTCACCTGGAATGGTAAATTGGCCCATGAAAATATTTCAGTGTACTTAGACGAAGCGTGGTGGCAGGAGCACCCTGGGTTCAAGTATAATGTCTCTTCCGACGAGGCTTTAACGTGTTGTCTTATGAGTGTGAATCTCGTTTGTTAGGGACTCGCATCCTTTACTTCCACCATATTTTAATAGATGGTATAAtatagtattatttattttattatgatttgttttatcatttaagaAAACTTTAAGTCtaacttatatttttcatacttactctatttttttaataaaactagtGATTCAACATGATATTAAAAGTTAATGGCCAATTCTAATTTAAATACCCCTTGCCAATATCCAGTTAAAATCTATAGACTGTCCTTAACCGTGTAGATATTACAGAGTGGTACAAGGCTTCTGCTCTGTTTGGTCTTGGTCAGATAACGCCATCTTTTTTTCACCGTATCTCTTTAGTTCTAGTGTTGGACGGTTAAGATGGACGTCGACTGCATATCTTGCAGCTGCCtctgcctcctccacctcttcaAGACTAGCATTCTCATAGTTGATCGAGACGCTGAACTTCTGAATATATAGATTCCAATACAGCCAAGAGAATCCTTTGTCTTGCGCACATTGACATCACGATGAACAACTTCAGGCTGAGAATGAGAAAATCAATATAAGATTTACACGAAGAAACACCATGAATATATAGATGAAAAGAAGAATAAAGCTAGAATTGCGTACGTGTGTTATCTTGTACGTAAACTATTCCACCCGATCATGAGAACATGCCATTTGGGATAAGTTtcaagtcaaacttaaaaacttGAACATCAATATATGTTTAAATACCTATATGCGATGTGTATACAAGGTTTACAATTTTGGTTTGGAATTTCTGATATCGGGCTTACCGGTGGACATGTAGGagtttcttctggtcaaaatgCTCATTTTTTCTTGAATTTAGCGAAAAATTACCATAATTTCTTCAACTTTTGTCTGATATTTCAAGCTTAAGTTGTGCCTTTAGGTTCTGGTTCGACTCCTCATGTAGGTGAATTGAGGCTTGGTTAAAAATAGTCGGTCACTGGTCCCTCATAAAAACACGTGTTAAGAATTGACCTGTTGAGGATGAGCTCTCGTGTAGCGGGTAGAGACCTCAAAGCACGGTTAATAATCGATCCACATGGGGGTGAATTCGTGTGTGGGAGGCTAGATTTCGGGGCATTTCTCAGCTGGTTCTTCTCAACCAAAAGCTGTAGGAACgatctttctctttctcccatTGGTCAAATAAAGCCTAGACCATGGTCTAGACCGTCTAGACCACGTCTAGACGCGAGACTACTACAGGTTTTCGTCTCGTTTAGGGCCTAAACTGTGCTCTAGACCATTTTCTTGTCTAGACAGTCAAAAACGGTCGAAGATCGTCTAGACCAAGTAATTAGACCACGCCTAGCTGAGTCTAGACCAAAAAAATGACGTGTAGACCATGGTCTAGGCGATGGACCCAAAACATTTGACGTGCAGGAGCTCAAATTTTCTGGCCCGCCAAGGCTCAGATGGTTTAGGTTAGGGTTTGGATGGAGTAAATCTCATTTTTCCCCCATTCCACCAACAACCGCCACAACCACACCACCCGCAATACAAAGTTAGTAACATGTGACATTTTCTTGTTTCGGGAACACAATTTAAAATGTTAGGATGAGTTTGAGGATGTGCAAGGTTTGAATTTGAAGCTAATTGAAGATTCATTC is from Oryza sativa Japonica Group chromosome 9, ASM3414082v1 and encodes:
- the LOC4346508 gene encoding ferredoxin-thioredoxin reductase catalytic chain, chloroplastic yields the protein MMSMASTTASPFCPSPMPRGRKCTVRVQAGAAGADASDKSLEIMRKFSEQYARRSNTFFCSEKSVTAVVIKGLADHKDQLGAPLCPCRHYDDKAAEVAQGFWNCPCVPMRERKECHCMLFLTPDNDFAGQDQAITLEEIKDATSKI